A DNA window from Accipiter gentilis chromosome 30, bAccGen1.1, whole genome shotgun sequence contains the following coding sequences:
- the BROX gene encoding BRO1 domain-containing protein BROX isoform X2, which produces MTHWFHRNPLKATAPVSFNFYGVATTPAATKVCNDLRLSRTRLLELFTDSSCNPEMMKNATDLYFSLLQGFILSLDDSSQECKLRYIQNFKWTDTLQGQVPSAQQDAVFELVSMGFNVALWYTKYASRLAGKEDITEDEAKDVHRSLKIAAGIFKHLKESHIPKLITPVEKGRDLEARLIDSYIIQCQAEAQEVTIARAIELKHNPGLIAALAYETANFYQKAVFAKAEALCKEYGETKGPGTTAKPSGHLFFRKLGSLIKNTLEKCQRENGFIYFQKVPAEAPQLELKANYGLVEPVPFEFPALNAHWTPETLAAFDLTKRPKDDTAKPKPDEEVKPLKEPDIKPQKDSGCQIS; this is translated from the exons atgaccCACTGGTTTCATCGCAACCCTTTGAAGGCTACAGCTCccgtttcatttaatttttatggGGTAGCTACCACTCCAGCTGCAACAAAGGTTTGCAA TGATTTGAGGTTATCTCGAACACGACTGTTGGAGCTGTTTACAGACTCAAGTTGTAATCCAGAAATGATGAAGAATGCAACTGACTTGTACTTCTCACTCTTACAAG GTTTTATCCTTTCACTGGATGACTCTTCCCAAGAATGCAAGTTGAGATATATTCAGAATTTCAAGTGGACAGACACATTACAAGGACAAGTTCCAAG TGCCCAGCAGGATGCAGTGTTTGAACTGGTTTCCATGGGATTTAATGTAGCTCTATGGTACACAAAATACGCATCAAGACTCGCTGGAAAAGAAGA TATAACAGAAGATGAAGCAAAAGACGTTCACAGAAGTCTGAAGATAGCAGCTGGGATTTTTAAACACTTAAAG GAGAGTCACATTCCAAAATTGATTACACctgtagaaaagggaagagatttAGAAGCTCGACTTATAGACTCTTACATCATACAGTGCCAAGCTGAAGCTCAAGAAG tgacgaTTGCTCGGGCTATTGAGCTGAAACACAATCCAGGACTAATAGCTGCCCTTGCTTATGAAACAGCTAACTTTTACCAAAAAGCTG TTTTTGCCAAGGCTGAAGCATTGTGCAAAGAATATGGAGAAACCAAAGGGCCCGGGACTACTGCCAAACCTTCTGGACATCTCTTCTTTAGGAAATTAGGAAGTTTGATTAAGAACACACTAGAAAAATGCCAGAGAGAGAATGGATTCAT CTATTTTCAAAAGGTGCCAGCAGAGGCTCCCCAGCTGGAACTGAAAGCAAACTATGGCTTAGTAGAGCCTGTTCCTTTTGAATTTCCTGCCTTGAACGCACACTGGACTCCTGAAACACTTGCAGCATTTGATCTCACCAAGAGGCCAAAGGATGACACT GCTAAACCAAAACCAGATGAAGAAGTAAAACCTCTGAAGGAACCAGATATAAAGCCTCAAAAAGACAGTGGATGCCAGATTTCTTAA
- the BROX gene encoding BRO1 domain-containing protein BROX isoform X1, whose amino-acid sequence MTHWFHRNPLKATAPVSFNFYGVATTPAATKVCNDLRLSRTRLLELFTDSSCNPEMMKNATDLYFSLLQGFILSLDDSSQECKLRYIQNFKWTDTLQGQVPSAQQDAVFELVSMGFNVALWYTKYASRLAGKEDITEDEAKDVHRSLKIAAGIFKHLKESHIPKLITPVEKGRDLEARLIDSYIIQCQAEAQEVTIARAIELKHNPGLIAALAYETANFYQKADQTLSSLDPTYAGKWRKYLNLKTCFYMAYAYCYHGQTLLASDKCGEAIRSLQESEKFFAKAEALCKEYGETKGPGTTAKPSGHLFFRKLGSLIKNTLEKCQRENGFIYFQKVPAEAPQLELKANYGLVEPVPFEFPALNAHWTPETLAAFDLTKRPKDDTAKPKPDEEVKPLKEPDIKPQKDSGCQIS is encoded by the exons atgaccCACTGGTTTCATCGCAACCCTTTGAAGGCTACAGCTCccgtttcatttaatttttatggGGTAGCTACCACTCCAGCTGCAACAAAGGTTTGCAA TGATTTGAGGTTATCTCGAACACGACTGTTGGAGCTGTTTACAGACTCAAGTTGTAATCCAGAAATGATGAAGAATGCAACTGACTTGTACTTCTCACTCTTACAAG GTTTTATCCTTTCACTGGATGACTCTTCCCAAGAATGCAAGTTGAGATATATTCAGAATTTCAAGTGGACAGACACATTACAAGGACAAGTTCCAAG TGCCCAGCAGGATGCAGTGTTTGAACTGGTTTCCATGGGATTTAATGTAGCTCTATGGTACACAAAATACGCATCAAGACTCGCTGGAAAAGAAGA TATAACAGAAGATGAAGCAAAAGACGTTCACAGAAGTCTGAAGATAGCAGCTGGGATTTTTAAACACTTAAAG GAGAGTCACATTCCAAAATTGATTACACctgtagaaaagggaagagatttAGAAGCTCGACTTATAGACTCTTACATCATACAGTGCCAAGCTGAAGCTCAAGAAG tgacgaTTGCTCGGGCTATTGAGCTGAAACACAATCCAGGACTAATAGCTGCCCTTGCTTATGAAACAGCTAACTTTTACCAAAAAGCTG ATCAAACACTATCCAGTTTGGATCCAACCTATGCAGGTAAATGGAGGAAGTACTTAAACTTGAAGACCTGTTTCTATATGGCCTAT GCATACTGTTACCATGGTCAAACTTTACTGGCAAGTGATAAATGTGGGGAAGCAATCAGGTCTCTGCAGGAATCAGAAAAAT TTTTTGCCAAGGCTGAAGCATTGTGCAAAGAATATGGAGAAACCAAAGGGCCCGGGACTACTGCCAAACCTTCTGGACATCTCTTCTTTAGGAAATTAGGAAGTTTGATTAAGAACACACTAGAAAAATGCCAGAGAGAGAATGGATTCAT CTATTTTCAAAAGGTGCCAGCAGAGGCTCCCCAGCTGGAACTGAAAGCAAACTATGGCTTAGTAGAGCCTGTTCCTTTTGAATTTCCTGCCTTGAACGCACACTGGACTCCTGAAACACTTGCAGCATTTGATCTCACCAAGAGGCCAAAGGATGACACT GCTAAACCAAAACCAGATGAAGAAGTAAAACCTCTGAAGGAACCAGATATAAAGCCTCAAAAAGACAGTGGATGCCAGATTTCTTAA